Proteins from one Microbacterium proteolyticum genomic window:
- a CDS encoding MOSC domain-containing protein yields the protein MPSLVAVCAVHALRPDSGSVGVTAIDKRALDGAVRIGPLGVRADVQASRKHHGGPDKAVYAYAQDDAQFWEQQLGRELAPGWFGENLRLDGVDVNSARIGEVWRIGDTVQLEVTMPRTPCATFARWVGGSAGRGWVKRFSDEGRLGAYLRVRRAGDVRAGDPVEIVSSPSDAPTVLELYRS from the coding sequence ATGCCGAGCCTCGTCGCCGTCTGCGCCGTCCACGCCCTCCGCCCCGACTCCGGTTCGGTCGGCGTCACCGCCATCGACAAGCGCGCGCTTGACGGGGCCGTGCGCATCGGTCCGCTGGGTGTCCGCGCCGACGTGCAGGCGAGCCGCAAGCACCACGGCGGCCCCGACAAGGCCGTCTACGCGTACGCGCAGGACGACGCCCAGTTCTGGGAGCAGCAGCTCGGACGCGAGCTCGCCCCCGGCTGGTTCGGTGAGAACCTGCGGCTCGACGGCGTCGACGTCAATAGCGCGCGGATCGGCGAGGTCTGGCGGATCGGTGACACCGTCCAGCTCGAGGTGACGATGCCCCGGACCCCGTGCGCGACCTTCGCGCGCTGGGTCGGCGGCTCGGCGGGCCGCGGGTGGGTCAAGCGCTTCTCGGACGAGGGGCGGCTCGGTGCCTATCTCCGGGTCCGACGGGCGGGCGACGTCCGCGCCGGCGACCCGGTCGAGATCGTGTCGTCGCCGTCGGACGCCCCCACCGTGCTGGAGCTGTACCGCTCGTAG
- a CDS encoding anti-sigma factor family protein, translating into MTSDHEKFAEWDGAYVLGALSAADRGDYERHLDDCALCRAAVAELAPTAGLLSRLSPERARAIDGDDPQFRAAPTAPDPDLRGRVVRTARHRRRRAVALWAGAAAAALLVIAVPSVLALTSTPTDGGGTVYALDDVAGAPLEASVRLTPVEWGTRIDLVCQYTGQVLDAPPGGWPYALAVTDDSGATTMLSTWRAGPGSTTELSAGTDVAASRIDSIEIRTVDGDRVVMRRVFDSP; encoded by the coding sequence ATGACCTCCGACCACGAGAAATTCGCCGAATGGGACGGCGCGTACGTGCTGGGTGCGCTGTCGGCCGCCGACCGCGGCGACTACGAACGCCACCTCGACGACTGCGCGCTCTGCCGGGCCGCCGTCGCCGAGCTCGCGCCCACGGCCGGGCTCCTGTCGCGGCTGTCGCCCGAGCGTGCTCGCGCGATCGACGGAGACGATCCGCAGTTCCGGGCGGCGCCCACCGCCCCCGATCCCGATCTTCGGGGACGGGTCGTGCGCACCGCGCGGCATCGGCGGCGCCGCGCGGTCGCCCTGTGGGCGGGTGCAGCCGCCGCGGCCCTGCTGGTCATCGCGGTGCCGAGCGTCCTGGCGCTCACGAGCACCCCGACCGACGGTGGCGGCACCGTCTACGCCTTGGACGATGTGGCGGGCGCGCCGCTGGAGGCGTCGGTGAGACTCACGCCCGTCGAGTGGGGCACCCGGATCGATCTCGTCTGCCAGTACACCGGCCAGGTCCTCGACGCTCCGCCCGGCGGCTGGCCCTACGCCCTCGCCGTCACGGACGACTCGGGAGCGACGACCATGCTCTCCACGTGGCGCGCCGGCCCCGGCTCGACCACCGAGCTGAGCGCGGGCACCGACGTGGCGGCATCCCGGATCGACTCCATCGAGATCCGCACCGTCGACGGCGATCGCGTCGTCATGCGACGGGTGTTCGACAGCCCGTAG
- a CDS encoding sigma-70 family RNA polymerase sigma factor, which yields MRDDHAQLTALYDAHAAPVWRYVVSLTGDHAGADDVVQETLLRAWRTPRVMADDPSTLRSWMFTVARNIVIDEARSARRRHEQPVDELPETAGGDHTDAVFDALLVEEALATLTADHRAVIVSAYYGGRSVAQAAEELGIPAGTVKSRLHYAVRALRLALQERGVTR from the coding sequence ATGCGAGACGATCACGCGCAGCTGACCGCGCTGTACGACGCGCACGCCGCACCCGTCTGGCGCTACGTCGTGAGTCTCACGGGCGACCACGCGGGTGCCGACGACGTCGTCCAGGAGACCCTGCTGCGCGCGTGGCGGACGCCGCGCGTCATGGCGGACGACCCTTCGACGTTGCGGTCCTGGATGTTCACCGTCGCCCGCAACATCGTCATCGACGAGGCGCGCAGTGCCCGGCGGCGCCACGAGCAGCCGGTCGACGAACTGCCCGAGACCGCGGGCGGGGATCACACGGATGCCGTGTTCGACGCGCTGCTCGTCGAGGAGGCCCTGGCGACCCTGACGGCCGATCACCGCGCGGTCATCGTGTCGGCCTACTACGGGGGCCGGAGCGTCGCGCAAGCGGCGGAAGAACTGGGGATCCCGGCGGGTACCGTGAAGTCGCGTCTGCACTACGCCGTGCGCGCGCTCCGGCTGGCCCTGCAGGAGAGGGGGGTGACGCGATGA
- a CDS encoding DUF6264 family protein gives MSDDARPRPQYGEYASPEEQRARIQRPEVTEALEAGVAPAPEPAVDETPAAARARGPLADRVATFVLLVYGLISVISTIVQLLDFPGYAERAAQILGVDATYTALSTGYVWGAVASVVYAVGYLLTAWLTWRRLRRGRIAFWVPLVGFVATTLVAGVCITIALTADPAFLSALTGSFAN, from the coding sequence GTGAGCGACGATGCCCGTCCACGCCCGCAGTACGGCGAGTACGCCTCGCCCGAGGAGCAGCGCGCGCGCATCCAGCGCCCCGAGGTGACCGAGGCGCTCGAGGCGGGAGTCGCCCCGGCGCCCGAGCCCGCCGTCGACGAGACTCCGGCCGCCGCCCGCGCCCGCGGCCCGCTCGCCGACCGGGTCGCGACGTTCGTCCTGCTCGTCTACGGCCTCATCTCGGTGATCTCCACGATCGTGCAGCTGCTCGATTTCCCCGGCTACGCCGAGCGCGCCGCGCAGATCCTGGGCGTGGATGCCACGTACACGGCGCTGTCGACCGGGTACGTGTGGGGTGCCGTGGCATCCGTCGTGTACGCGGTCGGCTATCTGCTCACGGCCTGGCTCACCTGGCGGCGCCTGCGCCGCGGGCGGATCGCGTTCTGGGTGCCGCTCGTCGGCTTCGTGGCGACGACGCTCGTCGCCGGCGTGTGCATCACCATCGCGCTCACCGCCGACCCGGCGTTCCTGTCGGCCCTCACCGGCTCGTTCGCGAACTGA
- a CDS encoding 4-hydroxy-3-methylbut-2-enyl diphosphate reductase, whose translation MPVPRIPGRRGRLQDIPVHGQKKVLLAAPRGYCAGVDRAVIAVEKALERYGAPVYVRKQIVHNIHVVTELEKKGAIFVEEVDEVPEGSHVVFSAHGVSPAVVSAASDRHLQAIDATCPLVTKVHREAVRFARDDFEILLIGHEGHEEVEGTAGEAPEHVTVVNSPEHADTVEVRDPSKVVWLSQTTLSVDETMETVRRLRLRFPELQDPPSDDICYATQNRQVAIKKVARGADLVIVVGSANSSNSVRLVEVALEHGAKAAYRVDYVDEVRQEWLEGVETVGVTSGASVPEVLVTEVLEELAGAGYRDVEEVRTAEEDLMFSLPKELRQDSSGKRDQRALGGRGRP comes from the coding sequence CTGCCCGTTCCCCGGATCCCGGGTCGACGCGGGCGGCTCCAGGATATCCCCGTCCACGGACAGAAGAAGGTGCTGCTGGCCGCACCGCGCGGGTACTGCGCCGGTGTCGACCGCGCCGTCATCGCGGTCGAGAAGGCGCTCGAGCGCTACGGCGCGCCGGTCTACGTGCGCAAGCAGATCGTGCACAACATCCACGTCGTGACCGAGCTCGAGAAGAAGGGCGCGATCTTCGTCGAGGAGGTCGACGAGGTGCCGGAGGGCTCGCACGTCGTCTTCAGCGCCCACGGGGTCTCGCCGGCCGTGGTGTCGGCGGCATCCGATCGGCACCTGCAGGCGATCGACGCGACCTGCCCGCTCGTGACCAAGGTGCACCGCGAGGCCGTGCGCTTCGCGCGCGACGACTTCGAGATCCTGCTCATCGGCCACGAGGGACACGAAGAGGTCGAGGGTACGGCGGGCGAGGCGCCCGAGCACGTCACCGTGGTCAACTCTCCGGAGCACGCCGACACCGTCGAGGTGCGCGACCCGTCGAAGGTCGTGTGGCTCTCGCAGACCACACTGTCTGTCGACGAGACGATGGAGACCGTCCGGCGCCTGCGCCTGCGGTTCCCCGAGCTGCAGGATCCGCCGTCCGACGACATCTGCTACGCCACCCAGAACCGTCAGGTCGCGATCAAGAAGGTCGCGCGCGGCGCGGACCTCGTGATCGTCGTCGGCTCGGCGAACTCGTCGAACAGCGTGCGCCTCGTGGAGGTCGCGCTGGAGCACGGCGCCAAGGCCGCCTACCGCGTCGACTACGTCGACGAGGTGCGTCAGGAGTGGCTCGAGGGTGTCGAGACCGTCGGTGTGACCAGCGGCGCGTCGGTGCCCGAGGTGCTCGTCACGGAAGTGCTCGAGGAGCTCGCCGGTGCCGGCTACCGCGATGTCGAAGAGGTGCGCACCGCGGAGGAGGACCTGATGTTCTCGCTCCCCAAGGAGCTGCGTCAGGACTCGTCCGGCAAGCGCGACCAGCGCGCCCTCGGCGGCCGGGGTCGCCCGTGA
- the xseA gene encoding exodeoxyribonuclease VII large subunit — protein sequence MTSFRPEAVEGQAPPADSVHPRDSRTDTPTSVSRLNDTIRGFIERWGSVWVEGEITSFNRRGGNVFGRLKDLGTDSTVAFRIWSSTLARLPKDLQVGDHVVACVKADYFPRTGDFSFSVSAMRHVGLGEQLERLERLRVQLRSEGLFDPARKKKLPFLPHCIGLITGENSDAEKDVHRNAELRWPQVRFRTRYAAVQGDRCVPETLAALKALDADPDVDVIVIARGGGDPQTLLGFSDERLVRAVAAASTPIVSAIGHENDRPLLDDVADVRASTPTDAAKRVVPDVSEQRALVAQLRARLTSRLTQRVLHDIAQLEQLRSRPVLRTPHSMLTSRAQDVWMLATRGRDVVDRRLQGEERRTRELRASLRALSPEATLARGYAIAQVEGGGIVRDATQAPAGSRVVVTVAEGAFGASSTGPIDGAESPTDGGASAGRA from the coding sequence ATGACCTCCTTCCGACCCGAAGCCGTCGAGGGCCAGGCGCCCCCGGCCGACTCCGTGCACCCGCGCGATTCCCGCACCGACACCCCGACGTCGGTGTCGCGCCTGAACGACACGATCCGCGGCTTCATCGAGCGCTGGGGGTCGGTCTGGGTCGAGGGCGAGATCACCTCGTTCAACCGGCGGGGCGGCAACGTCTTCGGGCGCCTGAAGGATCTCGGAACCGACTCGACCGTCGCTTTCCGCATCTGGTCGAGCACGCTCGCGCGGTTGCCCAAGGATCTGCAGGTCGGCGACCACGTCGTCGCGTGCGTCAAGGCCGACTACTTCCCCCGGACCGGCGACTTCTCGTTCTCGGTGTCGGCGATGCGCCACGTGGGCCTCGGCGAGCAGCTCGAGCGTCTGGAGCGGCTGCGCGTGCAGCTGCGGTCCGAGGGGCTGTTCGACCCCGCGCGCAAGAAGAAGCTGCCCTTCCTCCCCCACTGCATCGGACTCATCACGGGCGAGAACTCGGACGCCGAGAAGGACGTGCACCGCAACGCCGAGCTGCGCTGGCCACAGGTGCGGTTCCGCACGCGGTACGCGGCGGTGCAGGGCGACCGCTGCGTCCCCGAGACCCTGGCGGCACTGAAGGCGCTGGATGCCGACCCCGACGTCGACGTCATCGTGATCGCGCGCGGCGGCGGGGATCCGCAGACGCTCCTCGGTTTCAGCGACGAGCGACTCGTGCGCGCGGTGGCCGCGGCATCCACCCCGATCGTCAGCGCCATCGGCCACGAGAACGACCGTCCGCTGCTGGACGACGTCGCCGACGTGCGCGCCTCCACCCCGACCGACGCCGCCAAGCGCGTGGTGCCCGACGTCAGCGAGCAGCGCGCGCTCGTCGCGCAGTTGCGGGCGCGCCTGACGAGCCGACTCACGCAGCGCGTGCTCCACGACATCGCGCAGCTCGAACAGTTGCGTTCGCGTCCGGTGCTGCGGACGCCCCACTCGATGCTCACCTCCCGCGCGCAGGACGTCTGGATGCTCGCGACCCGCGGGCGCGACGTCGTCGACCGCCGACTGCAGGGCGAGGAGCGGCGGACGCGGGAACTCCGGGCTTCGCTGCGCGCTCTCTCACCGGAGGCCACCCTGGCCCGCGGATACGCGATCGCGCAGGTCGAGGGCGGTGGGATCGTGCGCGACGCGACGCAGGCACCCGCGGGCTCTCGCGTCGTGGTGACTGTCGCCGAGGGCGCGTTCGGCGCCTCCTCCACCGGCCCGATCGACGGCGCCGAGTCCCCGACGGACGGCGGCGCCTCCGCCGGTCGCGCCTAA
- a CDS encoding exodeoxyribonuclease VII small subunit, producing the protein MDAMTATPSGPSADVASLSFEQARDELVRVVAELEQGAPTLEESLALWERGEQLSARCEEWLLGAKRRLDAARGEGEES; encoded by the coding sequence ATGGATGCCATGACCGCGACGCCTTCCGGCCCCTCCGCCGACGTGGCGTCCCTGTCGTTCGAACAGGCCCGGGACGAGCTCGTCCGTGTGGTCGCCGAGCTCGAGCAGGGTGCGCCCACGCTGGAGGAGTCACTGGCCCTCTGGGAACGGGGCGAGCAGCTCTCGGCCCGCTGCGAGGAATGGCTTCTCGGCGCCAAGCGACGGCTCGACGCCGCCCGCGGCGAGGGTGAGGAGTCCTGA
- a CDS encoding DUF4245 family protein: protein MARIVAELGRPETPEETAARKAESSRRYRSSKTFRNLVAALLVTVAVVLVVVAAVPRGEPAPRPEPDVVALAADLSREIGRPALSPSLPDGWRVNQATTEGQGGTEAWTMVYVRSGESGFVRVAQGLDTGDEWVAQILGGARSTETVAIDGIDWNVYRPSDPERAGNITYALSTPAGPDQVLIYGDASPETTAIAAASVTAQVRELRETP, encoded by the coding sequence ATGGCCCGCATCGTCGCCGAGCTCGGTCGCCCCGAGACGCCCGAGGAGACAGCGGCCCGCAAGGCCGAATCGTCGCGCCGCTACCGCTCCAGCAAGACCTTCCGCAACCTCGTCGCCGCGCTCCTCGTCACCGTGGCCGTCGTCCTCGTCGTGGTCGCGGCGGTTCCGCGCGGCGAGCCCGCCCCGCGTCCGGAGCCCGACGTCGTGGCACTCGCCGCCGACCTGTCCCGCGAGATCGGTCGCCCCGCCCTCTCGCCGTCGCTCCCCGACGGCTGGCGCGTGAACCAGGCCACGACCGAGGGTCAGGGCGGCACCGAGGCGTGGACGATGGTCTACGTCCGCTCCGGCGAGTCCGGGTTCGTGCGCGTCGCGCAGGGCCTGGACACCGGCGACGAGTGGGTCGCCCAGATCCTGGGCGGAGCGCGCAGCACCGAGACCGTGGCGATCGACGGGATCGACTGGAACGTCTACCGCCCCAGCGACCCCGAACGTGCCGGCAACATCACCTACGCGCTGTCGACCCCCGCCGGGCCCGATCAGGTGCTGATCTACGGCGACGCCAGCCCCGAGACGACCGCGATCGCCGCGGCATCCGTCACCGCCCAGGTTCGAGAACTGAGAGAGACCCCGTGA
- a CDS encoding carbonic anhydrase, with protein sequence MLEGNRRFVSGEPAHPRQDVERRTELASSQHPTAALFGCSDSRLAAEIIFDQGLGDLFVVRNAGQVISDSVIGSLEYAVGVLEVPLIVVLAHDACGAVGAAIDSTGIDAPTLPPYIWRQIAPIVPAVRRVQREEAAAGRAADRIDAELVGREHLRHTVADLLRASELIAEAVAEGRVAVVGANYRLDDGEAVPVVSVGDVDDSHAA encoded by the coding sequence ATGCTCGAGGGCAACCGCCGCTTCGTCTCGGGCGAACCCGCGCACCCGCGCCAGGACGTCGAACGTCGCACGGAACTGGCGAGCTCGCAGCACCCCACGGCGGCCCTCTTCGGCTGCTCCGACTCGCGCCTCGCGGCCGAGATCATCTTCGACCAGGGCCTGGGCGACCTGTTCGTCGTCCGCAACGCCGGCCAGGTCATCTCCGACTCGGTGATCGGCAGCCTCGAGTACGCCGTCGGCGTGCTGGAGGTCCCGCTCATCGTGGTGCTCGCGCACGACGCGTGCGGTGCCGTGGGCGCCGCGATCGACAGCACCGGCATCGACGCCCCGACCCTCCCTCCCTACATCTGGCGCCAGATCGCCCCGATCGTCCCGGCCGTGCGTCGGGTGCAGCGCGAAGAGGCCGCCGCCGGCCGCGCGGCCGACCGCATCGACGCCGAGCTGGTGGGTCGAGAGCACCTGCGTCACACCGTCGCCGACCTGCTGCGCGCCTCCGAGCTCATCGCCGAGGCCGTCGCCGAAGGTCGGGTCGCGGTCGTGGGCGCCAACTACCGACTCGACGACGGGGAAGCCGTCCCCGTCGTGAGCGTGGGCGACGTGGACGACTCCCACGCCGCCTGA
- a CDS encoding class II fumarate hydratase, with translation MTDIEYRIEHDTMGEVRVPKDALYAAQTQRAVENFPISGSGLESTQIAALARIKKAAALANKELGTLDPRIADAIAQAADEVITGAYDAHFPVDTYQTGSGTSSNMNMNEVLATLATGILGDTVHPNDHVNASQSSNDVFPTSVHIAVTQALIDDLIPALDHLSVALEAKAEAWKGIVKSGRTHLMDATPVTLGQEFGGYARQMRLGIERVQAVLPRVGEVPLGGTAVGTGINTPLGFPQKVIELLAAETELPITEAKDHFEAQANRDGLVEASGALRTIAVSLTKINNDIRWMGSGPNTGLGELHIPDLQPGSSIMPGKVNPVVPEATLMVCARVIGNDATVAWAGASGSFELNVAIPVMGTALLESIRLLSNAMRVLADKTIDGLEANVARAEAFAGMSPSIVTPLNKVIGYEAAAKIAKHSVAKGITVREAVIDLGYVERGEITEEVLDAKLDLLSMTHPG, from the coding sequence GTGACCGACATCGAGTACCGCATCGAACACGACACCATGGGTGAGGTGCGGGTGCCCAAGGACGCCCTCTACGCCGCGCAGACGCAGCGCGCGGTCGAGAACTTCCCCATCTCGGGTTCGGGGCTGGAGTCGACGCAGATCGCCGCGCTCGCCCGCATCAAGAAGGCGGCGGCGCTGGCGAACAAAGAGCTCGGCACGCTCGACCCGCGCATCGCGGACGCCATCGCCCAGGCCGCCGACGAGGTCATCACCGGCGCGTACGACGCGCACTTCCCGGTCGACACGTACCAGACCGGGAGCGGCACCTCGTCGAACATGAACATGAACGAGGTCCTGGCGACCCTCGCCACCGGGATCCTCGGCGACACCGTCCACCCCAACGACCACGTCAACGCCTCGCAGTCCTCGAACGACGTCTTCCCCACCTCGGTGCACATCGCGGTCACGCAGGCCCTCATCGACGACCTCATCCCGGCGCTCGACCACCTGTCGGTCGCTCTCGAGGCGAAGGCCGAGGCGTGGAAGGGCATCGTCAAGTCCGGTCGCACCCACCTCATGGATGCCACCCCGGTCACGCTCGGCCAGGAGTTCGGCGGCTACGCCCGCCAGATGCGCCTCGGCATCGAGCGCGTGCAGGCCGTCCTCCCCCGCGTCGGCGAGGTGCCCCTCGGCGGAACGGCCGTCGGCACCGGGATCAACACGCCGCTGGGCTTCCCGCAGAAGGTCATCGAGCTGCTCGCCGCCGAGACGGAGCTGCCCATCACCGAGGCCAAGGACCACTTCGAGGCGCAGGCCAACCGTGACGGTCTCGTCGAGGCATCCGGCGCCCTGCGCACCATCGCGGTGTCGCTCACCAAGATCAACAACGACATCCGCTGGATGGGCTCGGGGCCGAACACCGGCCTCGGAGAGCTGCACATCCCCGACCTGCAGCCCGGTTCCTCGATCATGCCCGGCAAGGTCAACCCGGTCGTCCCCGAGGCCACGCTGATGGTGTGCGCGCGGGTCATCGGCAACGACGCCACCGTCGCCTGGGCGGGCGCGTCGGGTTCGTTCGAGCTCAATGTCGCGATCCCCGTGATGGGCACGGCGCTGCTGGAGTCCATCCGCCTGCTGTCCAACGCCATGCGCGTGCTCGCCGACAAGACGATCGACGGCCTCGAGGCCAACGTCGCCCGCGCCGAGGCGTTCGCCGGGATGTCCCCGTCGATCGTCACGCCCCTGAACAAGGTCATCGGGTACGAGGCCGCGGCGAAGATCGCCAAGCACTCGGTGGCCAAGGGCATCACGGTCCGCGAAGCCGTCATCGACCTCGGCTACGTGGAGCGCGGCGAGATCACCGAAGAGGTGCTCGACGCCAAGCTCGACCTGCTGTCGATGACCCACCCGGGCTGA
- a CDS encoding sensor histidine kinase, producing MIRRTRPISARVRLLAAILGVVLLGLIIAGGITFFVQSERVLANAQRQLDGFVSTVSAGGQDAADLVAAAVPGRTDGTLALRGTTVLATTPAPPGLPLAGDADFLADLRAALDRGEMRGRLDTGVGPVLYAAVADEDAAIVQAISIDQRMELVTLSTLTYAIAGAGVLLAVGVAGWFVTGRLFSPLRKLRDTTDAITIADLGVRVSSEGNDEIADLTASVNSMLDRLAMSVAAQRQLLDDVRHELKTPITIVRGHLETMNPADPEDVVETRDLGISELDRLSRLVDDIDALADVEAGSLSAGVVDVSALTDRVGELVEAIPEHTWTIEARGRGRIVGDHDRLVQAWLQLADNAAKYTPAGSPIEIGSSDDGVVATLWVRDHGPGIPPAARHRVFRRFDRVSTRRGVDGSGLGLSIVDAIVKAHDGHCTIADTPGGGATLTIHVPLGGAHAPTHLPTPVRAGDVVQQREATG from the coding sequence ATGATCCGCCGCACGAGACCCATCTCGGCACGCGTGCGGCTCCTCGCGGCGATCCTCGGCGTCGTGCTGCTCGGCCTCATCATCGCCGGCGGCATCACGTTCTTCGTGCAGAGCGAGCGCGTGCTCGCCAACGCGCAGCGACAGCTCGACGGCTTCGTCTCGACCGTGTCCGCCGGCGGACAGGACGCCGCCGACCTGGTCGCGGCCGCCGTGCCGGGCCGCACGGACGGCACGCTGGCCCTGCGCGGAACCACGGTCCTCGCCACGACCCCGGCCCCGCCGGGCCTCCCGCTCGCCGGCGACGCGGACTTCCTCGCCGATCTGCGTGCCGCGCTGGATCGCGGCGAGATGCGCGGGCGCCTGGACACGGGCGTCGGCCCGGTCCTGTACGCCGCGGTGGCCGACGAGGATGCCGCGATCGTGCAGGCCATATCGATCGACCAGCGCATGGAGCTGGTGACCCTGTCGACCCTCACGTACGCGATCGCGGGGGCGGGCGTGCTCCTCGCCGTCGGAGTGGCCGGTTGGTTCGTCACGGGCCGTCTGTTCTCGCCGCTGCGGAAGCTCCGCGACACGACCGACGCGATCACGATCGCCGATCTCGGGGTGCGCGTCTCGAGTGAGGGCAACGACGAGATCGCCGACCTGACGGCCTCCGTGAACTCGATGCTCGACCGACTGGCGATGTCGGTCGCCGCCCAGCGGCAGCTCCTCGACGACGTGCGGCACGAGCTGAAGACGCCGATCACGATCGTCCGTGGCCACCTCGAGACGATGAACCCCGCCGATCCCGAAGACGTCGTCGAGACCCGCGACCTCGGAATCTCCGAGCTCGACCGGCTCTCGCGCCTCGTCGACGACATCGACGCCCTCGCCGACGTCGAAGCCGGTTCGCTGTCGGCGGGAGTCGTCGACGTGAGCGCGCTCACCGACCGCGTCGGCGAACTCGTCGAGGCCATCCCCGAACACACCTGGACGATCGAAGCACGCGGCCGCGGCCGGATCGTCGGCGACCACGACCGTCTCGTGCAGGCCTGGTTGCAGCTCGCCGACAACGCCGCGAAGTACACCCCGGCCGGAAGCCCCATCGAGATCGGCAGCTCCGACGACGGCGTGGTCGCGACACTGTGGGTCCGCGACCACGGCCCCGGCATCCCTCCCGCCGCCCGTCATCGTGTGTTCCGCCGCTTCGACCGCGTCTCGACCCGGCGCGGCGTCGACGGATCCGGGCTCGGCCTGTCGATCGTGGATGCCATCGTGAAAGCGCACGACGGACACTGCACCATCGCCGACACCCCCGGAGGCGGCGCGACCCTGACCATCCACGTGCCCCTGGGCGGAGCGCACGCACCGACCCACCTTCCGACGCCCGTCCGTGCCGGCGACGTCGTCCAGCAGAGAGAGGCCACCGGATGA
- a CDS encoding response regulator transcription factor encodes MTRILIAEDEERISAFVAKGLEAAGYQTLIVEDGAEALDTALAGEVDLVLLDVGLPTMDGFEVLRSLRGQGSSIPVIMLTARTSTRDTVDGLDAGANDYVAKPFKFDELLARVRSRLREPVSLGSITIAHGDVSLDVLTRRAAIGAREIDLSAREFALAEEFLRHAGQVLSREQLLSRVWGLDFDPGSNVVDVYVRYLRAKFGAARIATVRGAGYRWQ; translated from the coding sequence ATGACCCGCATCCTCATCGCCGAAGACGAGGAGCGCATCTCTGCGTTCGTGGCCAAGGGTCTGGAGGCCGCCGGCTACCAGACCCTCATCGTCGAGGACGGAGCCGAGGCTCTCGACACCGCGCTCGCCGGCGAGGTGGACCTCGTCCTGCTGGACGTGGGGTTGCCGACGATGGACGGCTTCGAGGTGCTGCGGAGCCTGCGCGGGCAGGGGTCGTCGATCCCGGTCATCATGCTCACGGCCCGCACCAGCACCCGCGACACCGTCGACGGACTCGACGCCGGCGCGAACGACTACGTCGCCAAGCCGTTCAAGTTCGACGAGCTGCTCGCCCGCGTCCGTTCGCGCCTACGCGAGCCGGTGTCGCTCGGGTCCATCACGATCGCGCACGGCGACGTGTCGCTCGACGTCCTCACCCGCCGCGCCGCGATCGGCGCGCGGGAGATCGATCTCAGCGCACGCGAGTTCGCCCTCGCCGAGGAGTTCCTCCGTCACGCCGGGCAGGTGCTGAGTCGGGAGCAGTTGCTCAGCCGCGTCTGGGGGCTGGACTTCGATCCCGGCTCCAACGTGGTGGACGTCTACGTCCGCTATCTGCGCGCCAAGTTCGGCGCGGCGCGCATCGCCACCGTGCGCGGTGCCGGTTATCGATGGCAATAG